Within Candidatus Nanoarchaeia archaeon, the genomic segment GGAAAAAGGTGATTCTCATCACCCATGGGCCTCCGTATGGAACAAAGCTTGACAAGCTTATCGGAGGCTATTGCGGGAGCAAGAGCTATCGTGCGTTCCTTGAGAAGAATCCTGTTGACCTCCACATCTGCGGCCATATCCATGAAAACGAGGACAAGCACGACAAGGTAGGACATGCAAGAATCCTCAATCCCGGGCCGTTTGGAAAGATTGTGGTGATATGACAACGCTATAATCCGACGATAAGAATATAAACAAGCATCATTATACCTCTTCTATGAAGATAGTCTATTCGGATCACGCTAAAAAGAGGTTACGGCAAAGAGGAGTCACAGAATTGGAAATTGAGCACGTGCTCAAATATCCAAAATATATTAAGAAGTCCTTT encodes:
- a CDS encoding DUF4258 domain-containing protein, translated to MKIVYSDHAKKRLRQRGVTELEIEHVLKYPKYIKKSFEGRKIAAGEANKRELKISFIEKESYIKIITVL